The Calditerrivibrio nitroreducens DSM 19672 genome window below encodes:
- a CDS encoding methyl-accepting chemotaxis protein → MNKQSLKKKLISSIIVMTLIITAVQIFSVYQIVKVKNDIGLLLNDHYEKVSLSNKILNKVNSIGIHLRDAVLGFSMGESKEHIRQIETLRNEIADILKNLEQSVTSNQGKEFLDDIKKKRELYANAQKRIIEYLNGGNVEVASVEMATLLPSVYYEYLKSVEAFAAFQEKEMVSKSNDAEKSLTILSYVIYISTAAYILLFIIIGFTMIRAVFKPLGGEPEFVKEILKKVAEGDLSMKVENPSPESVLGYTSKMVKELSQVIGNVRSSADTISAASEELHSTSIENKNSISEQNDRANQIATAAEEMTQTVSGIAMNATEMATAADHTTELALKGKDIVQKTTNEVQAIADTVLETSKVVATLGDKSQQIGEIANVIRDIADQTNLLALNAAIEAARAGEHGRGFAVVADEVRKLAERTQSATSEIEQMIRGIQKEVQIAVEKMDSGVHRVDEGVELSKEAINALDEIVAEISNLQNKIMQVASSVEQMSKVSDQVAVDINTLATSLNNSNLSADEVLNAADNLGRLANELLSLIKKFRV, encoded by the coding sequence CTTATCCAATAAAATCTTAAATAAAGTAAATTCCATAGGGATCCATCTCCGGGATGCAGTTTTAGGCTTTAGTATGGGTGAGTCAAAAGAGCATATAAGACAGATTGAAACACTAAGAAACGAAATTGCAGATATATTAAAAAATCTCGAACAATCTGTAACATCTAATCAAGGAAAAGAGTTTTTAGATGATATCAAAAAGAAAAGAGAGCTTTATGCAAATGCCCAAAAGAGGATCATTGAATACCTAAATGGAGGTAATGTAGAAGTAGCCTCTGTAGAGATGGCTACTCTCCTGCCATCTGTCTATTATGAATATTTAAAGTCGGTAGAAGCATTTGCCGCCTTCCAAGAAAAAGAGATGGTATCCAAAAGTAACGATGCTGAAAAATCTTTAACCATCTTATCATACGTTATCTATATATCTACAGCTGCCTATATTTTACTATTTATAATCATCGGTTTCACTATGATTAGGGCAGTGTTTAAACCTTTGGGTGGTGAACCAGAATTTGTAAAAGAGATATTAAAAAAGGTTGCTGAAGGGGATTTGAGTATGAAAGTGGAAAACCCATCCCCAGAGAGCGTATTGGGATATACATCCAAAATGGTCAAAGAGCTCTCACAGGTAATAGGGAATGTAAGATCCTCTGCAGACACAATATCAGCCGCATCTGAAGAGCTCCATAGCACCTCAATTGAGAATAAAAACTCCATATCTGAGCAAAACGATAGAGCAAATCAGATCGCCACTGCAGCAGAGGAGATGACCCAGACAGTATCCGGTATAGCAATGAACGCCACAGAGATGGCCACAGCAGCAGATCACACTACAGAACTTGCTTTGAAAGGGAAAGATATCGTACAAAAAACCACAAATGAAGTTCAGGCTATAGCAGACACAGTGCTCGAGACATCAAAAGTGGTAGCCACCCTTGGGGATAAATCTCAGCAGATAGGGGAGATAGCAAATGTAATTAGGGATATAGCAGACCAGACAAACCTACTTGCACTAAATGCAGCAATAGAAGCTGCAAGGGCTGGTGAACATGGAAGGGGGTTTGCTGTGGTGGCAGACGAAGTAAGAAAGCTTGCCGAAAGGACACAATCTGCCACATCCGAAATAGAGCAGATGATAAGAGGTATTCAAAAAGAGGTACAGATTGCCGTAGAAAAGATGGATAGCGGTGTCCATAGGGTGGATGAGGGTGTGGAGCTCTCAAAGGAAGCGATAAATGCCCTTGACGAGATAGTGGCAGAAATATCAAACTTGCAGAATAAGATCATGCAGGTAGCATCATCTGTGGAGCAGATGAGCAAAGTCTCAGATCAGGTGGCGGTGGATATCAACACACTTGCAACCTCCCTCAATAATTCAAACCTAAGTGCCGATGAAGTGTTGAATGCCGCTGATAACCTTGGCCGCCTTGCCAATGAGCTATTGAGTTTGATTAAAAAGTTTAGAGTATAG